A stretch of Sphingobacteriales bacterium DNA encodes these proteins:
- the hydF gene encoding [FeFe] hydrogenase H-cluster maturation GTPase HydF → MSKSSIIGKPHIGIFGRRNNGKSSFINTLTGQDVAIVSDHAGTTTDPVKKSIEIFGIGPAIVIDTAGIDDTGELGLKRVQKTMNVINLIDCAILIIASNVFDEIEIEWINKLREAAVPFLLVHNKSDLKRLNADTEKKIRQYYNGDIIEFTTYAPDNLEVLISKLKNIIPENAYKQKRLMADLINPGEFVVLVTPIDKEAPEGRMILPQQMAIRDVLDQHAICIVLQESELKQFFQNTSIQPALVVTDSQVFEKVSKIVPENIPLTSFSIIFARLKGEFDEYLKDTPKIDQLKDGDKVLILESCTHQVNCDDIGRHKLPEWIKKYSGKSLSFEIIAGLASIPHDIHQYSLVIQCGGCMVTPRQLSARIKPFIDNGIPVTNYGMAIAWMNGIFDRVTALFRK, encoded by the coding sequence ATGTCAAAATCATCAATCATTGGCAAGCCGCATATTGGCATTTTCGGTAGAAGAAACAATGGCAAGAGTTCCTTTATTAATACATTGACAGGTCAGGACGTGGCAATTGTCTCAGACCATGCCGGAACCACCACCGATCCGGTAAAGAAGTCCATAGAAATTTTCGGTATCGGGCCTGCCATAGTCATTGATACAGCAGGAATTGACGATACAGGCGAGCTGGGACTGAAACGTGTTCAGAAAACCATGAATGTGATTAACCTGATTGATTGTGCCATTTTAATCATAGCATCAAATGTCTTTGATGAAATTGAAATTGAATGGATTAATAAGCTCAGGGAAGCTGCAGTGCCTTTTTTATTGGTTCATAACAAATCAGATCTGAAAAGGTTGAATGCTGATACTGAAAAGAAAATCAGACAATATTACAATGGCGACATCATCGAATTTACCACTTATGCACCTGACAATCTGGAAGTTCTTATCAGTAAGCTGAAAAACATTATCCCTGAAAATGCCTATAAACAGAAGCGATTAATGGCAGATTTAATTAATCCCGGTGAATTTGTGGTACTGGTTACTCCCATTGACAAAGAAGCCCCTGAAGGAAGAATGATATTGCCTCAGCAAATGGCAATACGCGATGTTCTGGATCAGCATGCCATCTGTATTGTGTTGCAGGAAAGTGAACTAAAGCAGTTTTTTCAAAATACATCAATACAGCCTGCGTTGGTGGTAACCGATAGTCAGGTTTTTGAAAAAGTGAGTAAAATAGTTCCTGAAAATATTCCATTGACGAGCTTCTCCATCATTTTTGCCCGCCTGAAAGGGGAATTTGATGAATATCTGAAAGATACGCCCAAAATAGATCAGCTAAAAGATGGTGATAAAGTACTGATTCTGGAAAGTTGTACGCATCAGGTCAATTGTGATGACATCGGAAGACATAAGTTGCCCGAATGGATAAAAAAATATTCCGGCAAATCACTGAGCTTCGAAATAATTGCCGGACTTGCTTCGATTCCGCACGATATACATCAGTATTCACTGGTCATTCAGTGTGGGGGATGTATGGTAACTCCCAGACAGCTTTCGGCACGTATTAAACCTTTTATTGACAACGGTATTCCTGTTACCAACTATGGGATGGCTATCGCATGGATGAACGGAATTTTTGACAGGGTTACTGCCTTGTTCAGGAAATAG
- the hydG gene encoding [FeFe] hydrogenase H-cluster radical SAM maturase HydG, protein MKFIPEKYRIEDRAHQSFIDAGEIEEILKNAKPDPAKVREIISKSLDKKRLSLKETAVLLNVDDPEMVNEIREGAKKLKQLVYGNRIVLFAPLYIGNKCSNNCTYCGFRASNTQAVRKTLSDEEIVREIEALEDNGQKRLILVYGEHAQYNPEFIAHTVRLAYSVKKGRGEIRRVNINAAPLETEGFKTVREAGIGTYQIFQETYHPEAYHTYHLRGKKADYHYRLTALDRAMEAGIDDVGIGALFGLYDWKFEVMGLLRHVNHLEACFNVGPHTISFPRIKDASMLQMGKKYFMNDADFSRMVAIIRLAVPYTGLILTAREPLELRNELLQYGVSQIDGGTRLELGSYSSNINEMQDLNRGQFRINDNRSLNEIIEELMEQQMLPSFCTACYRKGRTGEHFMEFSVPGFIKRFCTANAILTFSEYLVDYAPPDTAEKGWKLIENELSKNNFSRNKKEITDRIERIKNGERDLYF, encoded by the coding sequence ATGAAATTTATACCGGAAAAATATAGAATTGAAGACAGAGCTCATCAATCTTTTATAGATGCAGGTGAAATTGAAGAGATACTGAAAAATGCAAAACCTGATCCGGCCAAAGTCAGAGAAATTATTTCAAAATCGCTTGATAAAAAAAGACTGAGCCTGAAAGAAACGGCTGTTTTGCTGAATGTTGACGACCCTGAAATGGTAAATGAAATCAGGGAAGGGGCCAAAAAGCTGAAGCAGCTAGTTTATGGCAACCGTATCGTGCTTTTTGCTCCTTTATATATCGGCAACAAATGTTCAAATAATTGTACTTATTGCGGTTTCAGGGCCTCAAATACGCAGGCAGTAAGAAAGACCCTGTCAGATGAAGAAATTGTCAGAGAGATAGAAGCACTGGAAGACAACGGACAAAAGCGACTGATTCTGGTTTACGGAGAGCATGCACAGTACAATCCTGAGTTTATTGCGCATACCGTCAGGCTGGCTTATTCTGTTAAAAAGGGAAGAGGAGAAATCAGAAGAGTGAATATCAATGCAGCTCCTTTGGAAACAGAAGGTTTTAAAACTGTCAGGGAGGCCGGAATCGGGACTTATCAGATTTTTCAGGAAACCTATCACCCTGAGGCGTACCATACCTACCACCTTCGGGGCAAAAAAGCTGATTATCATTACCGCCTGACCGCTCTTGACAGGGCTATGGAAGCCGGTATTGATGATGTAGGTATAGGAGCATTATTCGGACTTTACGACTGGAAATTTGAAGTTATGGGACTGCTTCGCCATGTCAACCACCTGGAAGCCTGTTTTAATGTTGGTCCGCATACCATTTCGTTTCCGAGAATTAAAGATGCTTCCATGCTGCAAATGGGTAAAAAGTATTTCATGAATGATGCAGATTTTTCTCGCATGGTGGCCATTATCCGCCTTGCAGTACCCTATACCGGATTGATACTGACCGCCCGCGAACCCCTTGAACTCCGCAATGAGCTTTTACAATATGGTGTTTCACAAATTGATGGGGGTACCAGGCTTGAACTCGGAAGTTATTCCTCAAATATCAATGAAATGCAGGATCTGAACAGGGGACAGTTTCGCATCAATGATAACCGCTCGCTGAATGAAATCATTGAGGAACTGATGGAACAGCAGATGTTGCCGTCCTTTTGTACTGCCTGCTACAGAAAGGGCAGAACAGGAGAACATTTCATGGAGTTTAGTGTTCCGGGTTTTATCAAAAGATTCTGTACAGCCAATGCTATCCTGACCTTTTCCGAATATCTGGTGGATTATGCACCTCCTGATACAGCTGAAAAAGGATGGAAACTTATTGAAAATGAATTAAGTAAAAATAATTTCTCAAGAAATAAAAAGGAAATTACTGACAGAATTGAAAGAATAAAAAATGGGGAAAGAGACTTATATTTTTAA
- a CDS encoding response regulator — protein sequence MATLKVLIVDDEPGIRSGINRILKNFTVGFPFMEEDFDFEMIEAGSGEEAIEWINRQVPDIVLLDNKLPGIDGIEVLEYINEKQIESLVMMITSYASLDLAVKATQNGAYNFVPKPFTPQELKSAMENITKHLYLRRMTRQMSNGQGKQARNRFISVLSHELKSPVNAIDGYLKMMKDRQLGENIDDYMPMIDRCMERLNGMRNLIMDLLDLTKIESGKNIRELRNIDLADTARKAVYSVEAYAMQRKVRLNVNLPESLYFIADSNEMDSIFNNLLSNAVKYNKPDGGMVNLDLRKEGDKIIITVEDTGIGMSEEDVSKLFNEFVRIKSEKTKGISGSGLGLSIVRKIVEEYHGNIKVKSEPDKGSIFTVELPVKS from the coding sequence ATGGCAACATTAAAGGTACTTATAGTAGATGATGAGCCGGGAATACGTTCCGGAATCAACAGAATATTGAAAAATTTTACCGTAGGCTTTCCTTTCATGGAAGAAGACTTTGACTTCGAAATGATTGAAGCCGGTTCAGGAGAGGAAGCCATCGAATGGATCAACCGGCAGGTTCCGGATATTGTGTTGCTCGACAACAAACTTCCTGGTATTGATGGCATAGAGGTGCTGGAATACATCAATGAAAAACAAATTGAAAGCCTTGTGATGATGATTACCAGTTATGCCTCACTTGATCTGGCTGTAAAAGCTACTCAAAACGGGGCATATAATTTTGTTCCGAAGCCTTTTACCCCGCAGGAACTCAAGTCGGCCATGGAAAATATCACCAAACACCTGTATCTCAGACGCATGACCAGACAAATGAGTAACGGACAGGGGAAACAGGCCAGAAACAGATTTATTTCAGTGCTTTCTCATGAACTTAAATCTCCCGTAAATGCCATTGATGGTTATTTAAAGATGATGAAAGACAGGCAGTTAGGAGAAAATATCGATGATTACATGCCGATGATCGATCGTTGTATGGAACGCCTGAACGGAATGCGTAACCTGATCATGGATTTGCTTGACCTGACAAAAATTGAATCAGGCAAAAACATCAGGGAACTCAGGAATATTGACCTTGCCGATACTGCCCGGAAAGCGGTTTACTCCGTTGAAGCCTATGCCATGCAGAGGAAAGTCAGGTTAAATGTAAATCTTCCTGAGTCGCTTTATTTCATTGCCGATTCGAATGAAATGGACTCCATTTTCAACAACCTGTTATCGAATGCAGTTAAATATAACAAGCCTGATGGAGGAATGGTAAATCTTGATCTCAGAAAGGAAGGGGATAAAATTATTATCACGGTAGAGGACACCGGGATCGGGATGAGTGAAGAAGATGTTTCAAAACTTTTCAACGAATTTGTCAGAATAAAATCGGAAAAGACCAAAGGCATCAGTGGGAGTGGCTTAGGTTTATCCATCGTCAGAAAAATTGTTGAGGAATACCATGGAAATATCAAGGTAAAAAGTGAACCGGACAAGGGAAGTATTTTTACCGTGGAATTACCTGTAAAATCTTAA
- a CDS encoding response regulator: MKVLIVDDDTDCLYQLKTQFEKLGFSVDTAESQKDGEAYIESHRPDLAVLDLMMEQEDSGFILSYKLKKKYPDVPVIIATAVTAETGYTFSLETSQDRQWIKADLYLDKGIRGDQLHREIKKVMKI, translated from the coding sequence ATGAAAGTACTCATTGTTGATGATGATACAGATTGCCTGTATCAGTTGAAAACTCAGTTTGAAAAGCTGGGCTTTAGTGTGGATACTGCTGAAAGTCAGAAAGATGGAGAAGCTTATATCGAATCTCACCGTCCTGATCTGGCTGTCCTCGACCTCATGATGGAACAGGAAGACAGCGGATTTATTCTCAGTTACAAATTAAAGAAAAAATATCCCGATGTGCCCGTCATTATTGCAACAGCTGTAACTGCAGAAACCGGATATACTTTCAGCCTTGAAACCAGTCAGGACAGGCAGTGGATCAAAGCCGACCTATATCTCGATAAAGGCATTCGTGGCGATCAGTTGCATCGTGAAATTAAAAAAGTAATGAAAATTTAA
- a CDS encoding 4Fe-4S binding protein — protein MGSSKYRQLVYTVKDRCRVCYTCVRECPVKAIRIINGQAEVMPERCIGCGNCVKVCSQEAKIYLKFTEEVIRLLESGQKTIACLAPSFAAEFNETGDYRLLVGMLRSLGFDKVCEIAFGADLVAKEYSKLLEKNDSKPVITSDCPAVAYYIKHYYPELTKNLAPVVSPMVATARVLKEKYGNEYKLVFFGPCIAKKAESDELDYVCTFQELREMFREKGISKEQVSPSEFDPPLAGKGAIFPVARGLLQNMEIVDDISRGKVLTAEGRVNFRDAIEEFSNELVGIKHLEVLACEGCIMGPGMSRGGKRYARRNMITCYVQKKMEKLNIQEWENEVKEFENIDLSQEFEPLDRRIPKPTDEEIRQVLEKMGKTRAEDHLNCGACGYDTCVEHAIAIIEGLAENEMCLPYSIDKLHASIRQLNETYQELVSTRQALRQSEKLASMGQLSAGIAHELNNPLGIITMYSNILKEEAKPDDPIKHDLELIAEQANRCKNIVSGLLNFARKNQVRYSETDLLDFVKHSTESVIIPGNISVDIQSSLENHSIMIDTDQMMQVLTNLLKNAVEAMPNGGNIFLRLSGNDDEIRIEVRDTGVGISPENMDKIFTPFFTTKKPGKGTGLGLPLIYGIIKMHRGKIQVVSNQDAQKGPVGTAFIITLPRKNSTETIKV, from the coding sequence ATGGGAAGCAGTAAATACAGGCAGTTGGTTTACACGGTGAAAGACCGGTGCAGGGTATGCTATACCTGCGTCAGGGAATGCCCGGTAAAAGCCATACGCATCATAAACGGACAGGCTGAAGTAATGCCTGAGCGTTGTATTGGCTGCGGAAATTGTGTGAAGGTATGCAGTCAGGAAGCAAAAATTTATCTTAAATTTACAGAGGAGGTTATCCGCCTGCTGGAATCGGGTCAGAAAACGATAGCTTGTCTGGCACCAAGTTTTGCTGCTGAATTTAATGAAACAGGAGATTACCGTTTATTGGTAGGCATGTTGCGTAGCCTTGGGTTTGATAAGGTTTGTGAGATAGCCTTCGGAGCCGATCTGGTCGCCAAAGAATATTCAAAACTCCTTGAAAAAAATGATTCAAAGCCCGTCATTACCTCCGACTGCCCTGCAGTGGCTTATTATATCAAACATTATTATCCTGAACTGACCAAAAATCTTGCACCTGTTGTTTCGCCAATGGTGGCAACTGCCAGGGTACTGAAAGAAAAGTATGGCAATGAATATAAACTGGTATTTTTCGGACCATGTATTGCCAAAAAGGCTGAAAGCGATGAACTGGATTATGTATGCACCTTCCAGGAACTCAGGGAAATGTTCAGGGAAAAGGGAATTTCAAAGGAGCAGGTCAGTCCGTCAGAATTTGATCCGCCTCTCGCAGGTAAAGGAGCTATTTTTCCTGTTGCCCGTGGCCTGCTTCAGAATATGGAAATTGTAGATGATATCAGCAGGGGAAAAGTACTGACAGCAGAAGGAAGGGTGAATTTCAGGGATGCCATTGAAGAATTTTCCAATGAGCTTGTAGGGATAAAACATCTGGAAGTGCTTGCCTGCGAGGGATGCATCATGGGGCCAGGTATGAGCAGAGGTGGAAAACGTTATGCCCGGAGAAACATGATTACCTGCTATGTACAGAAAAAAATGGAGAAGCTTAATATTCAGGAATGGGAGAATGAAGTGAAAGAATTTGAAAACATTGATCTTTCTCAGGAATTTGAACCACTCGACAGAAGAATTCCCAAGCCAACGGATGAAGAAATCAGACAGGTTTTGGAAAAAATGGGGAAAACCAGGGCGGAAGACCATTTGAATTGCGGAGCCTGCGGCTATGATACCTGCGTGGAGCATGCCATTGCCATCATCGAAGGACTTGCCGAAAACGAAATGTGTCTGCCTTATTCGATAGATAAACTACATGCCTCCATCCGTCAGCTGAACGAAACCTATCAGGAACTTGTCTCCACCCGTCAGGCACTCCGGCAAAGCGAAAAACTGGCAAGCATGGGACAGCTTTCAGCCGGCATTGCCCATGAGCTTAACAACCCATTGGGAATCATTACTATGTATAGTAATATCCTGAAAGAAGAAGCAAAACCGGACGACCCTATCAAACATGATCTTGAGCTGATTGCAGAGCAGGCCAACAGATGTAAAAACATTGTCAGCGGCTTGCTGAACTTTGCCAGAAAAAATCAGGTCAGGTACTCGGAAACCGATTTGTTAGATTTTGTAAAACACAGTACCGAATCGGTGATTATTCCCGGAAATATCAGCGTTGACATACAATCATCACTGGAAAACCACTCGATTATGATCGATACCGACCAGATGATGCAGGTGTTGACCAATCTGCTGAAAAATGCAGTGGAGGCTATGCCAAATGGCGGGAACATTTTCCTCAGGCTGAGCGGAAATGACGATGAAATCAGAATAGAAGTCAGAGATACCGGTGTGGGTATTTCTCCCGAAAATATGGATAAGATTTTTACGCCCTTCTTTACAACTAAAAAACCGGGAAAAGGAACCGGGCTCGGACTCCCTCTGATTTATGGTATTATAAAAATGCATAGAGGAAAAATACAGGTAGTTTCAAACCAGGATGCACAGAAAGGTCCTGTCGGAACAGCCTTTATCATCACTTTGCCAAGAAAAAATTCAACAGAGACGATAAAAGTTTAA
- a CDS encoding 4Fe-4S binding protein, giving the protein MRNEINTANYDFNITVNNQEIGARKGETILEVLKRNNINVPTLCHIKDMFPSGACRMCVVEVEGRRNLVTACSEPVAEGMKIQTHSQRVITSRKVIVELLLNNHPDDCLYCVRSGKCELQQLSGELNITDRRLNSVKKRYQMDVSSPSIIRDSAKCILCGRCVRVCEEIEGVAAIDFVGRGSKTVINTVYNRGLNVSSCINCGQCIMACPTGALTEKSHLPEVLDMLSKKEKTLIVQYAPSITVSLAEEFGLESGKELIGQLNAALRKIGFNAVFDTSFSADLTIIEEATELIGRIRNGGTLPMFTSCCPGWVKFTEEFYPEMIPNLSTCKSPQQMMGAVIKNIYAKESGLKKENIYVVSVMPCTAKKFEQQRDEMIFEGINDVDAVLTTRELAKLIRLHHLDLTRLNPELADSPLGMRSSAGKIFGASGGVMEAALRTAHFFLTGKELTAYRIPQLRGTAGIKTAHLEIDELKLGVAVVSGLANARKLLEDIKNGRDDIHFIEVMACPGGCVNGGGQPIGSDSASVMERMKSLYAIDDTDSIKASHLNPYIKELYAKHLGKPNGHLSHKILHTSYMEREVLK; this is encoded by the coding sequence ATGCGTAACGAAATAAATACGGCAAATTACGATTTTAACATCACGGTAAACAATCAGGAGATAGGTGCCAGAAAAGGGGAAACCATCCTTGAAGTATTGAAAAGAAATAACATAAATGTCCCGACACTTTGCCATATCAAAGACATGTTCCCCAGCGGAGCCTGCAGAATGTGCGTGGTAGAGGTCGAGGGAAGACGAAATCTGGTAACGGCTTGCTCAGAGCCTGTGGCTGAAGGGATGAAAATTCAAACTCATTCTCAGAGGGTTATAACCTCCCGGAAAGTTATTGTTGAACTTTTACTCAACAATCATCCGGATGATTGCCTTTATTGTGTCAGATCGGGGAAATGTGAACTTCAGCAGTTGTCCGGAGAACTGAATATTACAGACAGACGCCTGAACAGTGTCAAAAAACGCTATCAGATGGACGTTTCCAGTCCTTCCATCATACGTGATTCTGCCAAGTGTATTCTTTGCGGGCGTTGTGTCAGGGTATGTGAAGAAATTGAAGGGGTGGCTGCCATTGACTTTGTCGGAAGAGGCAGCAAAACAGTGATTAACACGGTTTACAACCGCGGACTTAATGTGTCGAGTTGTATCAACTGTGGTCAGTGTATCATGGCCTGCCCAACTGGAGCACTTACTGAAAAATCCCATCTTCCTGAAGTATTAGACATGCTTTCAAAAAAGGAAAAAACACTTATCGTTCAGTATGCCCCATCTATTACTGTTTCTCTGGCTGAAGAATTTGGACTTGAATCGGGAAAGGAACTTATCGGACAACTGAATGCAGCATTGCGTAAAATCGGCTTTAATGCTGTTTTTGACACATCTTTCAGTGCCGATCTCACCATCATTGAAGAAGCGACTGAGCTTATCGGACGAATCAGAAACGGGGGCACTTTGCCCATGTTCACCAGTTGTTGTCCGGGTTGGGTCAAATTTACCGAAGAATTTTACCCTGAGATGATACCCAACTTATCTACCTGTAAATCACCGCAACAAATGATGGGTGCCGTCATTAAAAATATCTATGCAAAAGAAAGCGGATTGAAAAAGGAAAACATATACGTGGTATCTGTCATGCCTTGTACGGCTAAGAAATTTGAACAGCAGAGAGATGAGATGATTTTCGAAGGGATTAATGATGTGGATGCGGTGCTGACCACCAGAGAGCTGGCAAAACTCATCAGGTTGCATCATCTTGATCTTACCCGTTTAAACCCTGAATTGGCCGATTCTCCTTTAGGTATGAGGAGTTCTGCCGGTAAAATATTTGGTGCATCAGGTGGTGTCATGGAAGCCGCTTTACGCACGGCTCACTTCTTTCTGACCGGCAAGGAGCTGACAGCTTACCGTATCCCGCAACTCAGGGGAACAGCAGGTATTAAAACAGCTCATCTGGAAATCGATGAGTTAAAACTTGGCGTTGCCGTAGTCAGCGGACTGGCGAATGCCCGCAAACTTCTTGAAGATATTAAAAACGGCAGAGACGATATTCACTTTATTGAAGTGATGGCTTGTCCGGGGGGATGTGTCAATGGAGGGGGGCAACCTATCGGCAGTGATTCAGCTTCAGTCATGGAGCGAATGAAAAGCCTTTATGCCATTGACGATACTGACAGTATAAAAGCCTCACACCTGAATCCTTATATTAAAGAACTTTATGCCAAACATCTTGGTAAACCCAACGGGCACCTGAGCCATAAAATACTTCATACTTCTTATATGGAAAGAGAAGTTTTAAAATAA
- a CDS encoding 4Fe-4S binding protein, producing MEILKEKVLAKNKYKEPDSSPDKICAYLRKELVDRPVIFVGAGTCGLGAGAGKTMEAIENYLKSNEIKADVVRVGCIGLCSSEPIVDVKLPGKKRISFEQVTQDKVTELLQAVMNGRLPVLKIIGQFDDEGEAWENVPFISEHPFFRLQKRLVLENCGISDPVSIEEYIARGGYQAYLQVIKGKSREDVCDEVLKSGLRGRGGGGFSTGTKWKLGLASPADQKYLICNADEGDPGAFMDRAVIEGDPHKLLEGMCIAAYAIGATKAYVYIRAEYPLAIERLIKAIADAKEYGLIGKNIFGTGQDLEIIIKKGAGAFVCGEETALIHSIEGKRGMPRPRPPYPTTQGLFGKPTVINNVETLANVPSIFNKGADYFASMGTKTSKGTKVFALSGKIKRTGLVEIPMGTTIREIIFNIGGGIKNERKFKAVQMGGPSGGCVTEVNLDIPIDYESLLSVGAMMGSGGMVVMDEDTCMVDVAKFFMDFIQRESCGKCIPCREGTKVMLETLEEITKKPFDGNALSRFKKIVQLENLAMVIKDTSLCGLGQSAPNPVLSTLRWFRDEYEEHIYERHCRAGVCQGLRTYVIDDALCTGCTACTKKCPVNAIVGSRKNPHYIIAEKCTGCGSCQAACNFGAIYIEGEKKQVQVELSLNE from the coding sequence ATGGAAATCCTGAAAGAAAAAGTATTAGCTAAGAATAAGTACAAAGAGCCGGACAGTTCGCCTGATAAAATTTGTGCATATCTGCGGAAAGAACTGGTGGACCGTCCGGTCATTTTTGTCGGAGCCGGTACCTGTGGCCTGGGTGCTGGTGCAGGAAAGACTATGGAGGCGATTGAAAACTATTTGAAATCCAATGAGATAAAAGCTGATGTAGTCAGAGTGGGATGCATAGGTCTGTGTTCCAGTGAACCTATTGTCGATGTGAAGCTACCGGGCAAAAAGCGGATAAGTTTTGAGCAGGTTACTCAGGATAAAGTAACTGAACTTCTTCAGGCCGTTATGAATGGCAGACTCCCTGTGCTGAAGATTATCGGACAGTTTGACGATGAAGGGGAAGCATGGGAAAATGTTCCTTTCATCAGCGAACATCCTTTTTTCAGGTTGCAAAAAAGGCTGGTTCTTGAAAATTGCGGAATATCTGACCCTGTGAGTATTGAAGAATACATCGCAAGAGGAGGCTATCAGGCTTATCTTCAGGTTATTAAAGGTAAATCGAGGGAAGATGTATGTGATGAAGTATTGAAAAGCGGACTCAGGGGAAGAGGAGGGGGAGGCTTCAGTACCGGAACGAAGTGGAAACTTGGACTTGCCAGCCCAGCTGATCAGAAATACCTGATTTGCAATGCAGATGAAGGTGATCCCGGTGCTTTTATGGACAGGGCAGTCATCGAAGGCGATCCGCACAAGCTTCTTGAAGGAATGTGCATTGCAGCTTACGCCATCGGGGCCACCAAAGCTTATGTTTACATACGTGCTGAATACCCCCTTGCCATTGAAAGGCTGATTAAGGCAATTGCTGACGCCAAAGAATACGGACTGATTGGGAAAAATATTTTCGGAACAGGACAGGATCTGGAAATTATCATCAAAAAAGGGGCAGGTGCTTTCGTCTGCGGAGAAGAAACCGCATTGATTCATAGCATTGAAGGAAAAAGAGGAATGCCCCGCCCAAGGCCTCCTTATCCAACTACTCAGGGGCTTTTTGGTAAACCGACAGTTATAAATAATGTAGAGACACTTGCCAATGTCCCTTCTATTTTCAATAAAGGGGCTGATTATTTTGCTTCCATGGGAACAAAAACCAGCAAGGGAACAAAGGTTTTTGCCCTCTCAGGAAAGATAAAAAGAACAGGCCTGGTCGAAATTCCGATGGGAACGACCATCAGGGAAATAATTTTTAACATTGGCGGAGGAATTAAAAATGAAAGAAAATTCAAGGCTGTTCAGATGGGCGGTCCTTCAGGAGGTTGTGTTACAGAGGTGAACCTTGATATTCCTATCGATTATGAATCCTTGCTGTCTGTTGGTGCAATGATGGGATCAGGTGGTATGGTAGTCATGGATGAAGATACCTGTATGGTCGATGTGGCAAAGTTTTTCATGGATTTTATCCAGCGTGAAAGTTGCGGAAAATGTATTCCATGCCGCGAAGGTACCAAAGTCATGCTCGAAACCCTGGAGGAAATAACAAAAAAACCTTTTGACGGGAATGCCTTGTCCCGTTTTAAAAAGATTGTTCAGCTTGAAAATCTGGCCATGGTCATAAAAGACACTTCTCTTTGCGGGCTTGGACAATCGGCACCAAATCCTGTGCTGAGTACCTTGCGATGGTTCAGAGATGAATATGAAGAACATATTTATGAAAGGCATTGCAGGGCAGGCGTTTGTCAGGGATTAAGAACCTATGTGATCGATGATGCCCTTTGTACGGGATGTACGGCTTGTACCAAAAAATGCCCCGTAAATGCCATTGTCGGGTCGAGAAAAAACCCGCATTACATCATTGCAGAGAAATGTACCGGTTGCGGCAGTTGTCAGGCTGCCTGTAACTTCGGAGCAATATATATTGAAGGAGAGAAAAAACAGGTACAGGTGGAATTGTCGTTAAATGAATAA
- a CDS encoding NAD(P)H-dependent oxidoreductase subunit E has protein sequence MKKSDLAEILNKYKGKGRDSLIPLLQDIQESEGYISESAITEVGKVLNLPTSKIFGVATFYNQFRFEKPGKYHIQVCRGTACHVLGSATVLEELEKLLKTKAGRTTSDGLFSIEVVACIGACGLAPVITINGEFYAKVTASGLKQIIDDYKSRELKEQGALVENV, from the coding sequence ATGAAGAAGTCAGATTTAGCAGAAATACTGAACAAATACAAAGGGAAGGGACGCGATAGCCTGATACCTCTTCTTCAGGACATTCAGGAATCGGAAGGATATATTTCTGAAAGCGCCATTACTGAGGTCGGAAAGGTTTTAAACCTCCCCACAAGTAAAATATTTGGTGTTGCTACTTTTTACAACCAGTTCAGATTTGAAAAACCCGGTAAATACCATATTCAGGTATGCCGCGGAACGGCTTGTCACGTACTGGGCTCTGCAACCGTCCTGGAAGAGCTTGAAAAACTGTTGAAGACTAAAGCCGGGCGAACGACTTCGGATGGTTTGTTTAGTATTGAGGTGGTAGCGTGTATAGGTGCCTGCGGATTGGCTCCGGTCATCACCATTAACGGAGAATTTTACGCAAAAGTGACTGCCTCCGGTTTAAAACAGATTATCGATGATTATAAATCAAGAGAATTGAAAGAACAGGGAGCTTTGGTTGAAAATGTTTAA
- a CDS encoding response regulator, protein METKKILLVDDDIDVINVLETILTHEGYSVSYASNQKDGYEKALQIKPDLAILDVMMTTQYEGFEMAKKLKSSPEFRNMPVIMLTSIEVLVTTKPDVQAIAREFRKDPDFKEMDVLLIKDVVSGKAGIDYKSEDGKSVWLPVDGFLAKPVDSKRILPEVKRLLNETLAEKA, encoded by the coding sequence ATGGAAACAAAGAAAATTCTTCTGGTTGATGACGACATTGATGTCATTAACGTACTTGAAACCATTCTGACTCATGAAGGTTATTCGGTCAGTTATGCTTCCAACCAAAAAGACGGTTATGAAAAAGCTTTACAGATTAAACCTGATCTGGCTATTCTCGATGTGATGATGACGACCCAGTATGAAGGCTTTGAAATGGCTAAAAAACTTAAAAGCAGCCCTGAGTTCAGGAATATGCCTGTTATCATGCTGACTTCCATTGAAGTTTTGGTTACTACCAAGCCGGATGTTCAGGCCATAGCCCGTGAATTCAGAAAAGATCCCGATTTCAAGGAAATGGATGTGCTCCTGATTAAAGATGTGGTAAGTGGAAAAGCCGGTATTGATTACAAATCGGAAGATGGAAAATCTGTCTGGCTGCCGGTTGACGGATTTTTAGCAAAGCCTGTTGATTCAAAGAGAATACTCCCTGAAGTGAAAAGGCTGCTGAACGAAACCTTAGCCGAAAAAGCTTAG